A DNA window from Zingiber officinale cultivar Zhangliang chromosome 3A, Zo_v1.1, whole genome shotgun sequence contains the following coding sequences:
- the LOC122052551 gene encoding LMBR1 domain-containing protein 2 homolog A-like isoform X2 yields the protein MGYEDAGDFTVKERLRTSLHVNLVFYIVVGSIGLIGLILLIIMHRDWGVGILGLAMACSNTFGLVTGAFLLGFGLSEIPKSIWRNADWNYRQKVLSHKVAKMAIKLDNAHQEFSNAIVVAQATSNQMSKRDPLRPYMDIIDKMLLQTLKEDPSFKPSGGRLGENDMDYDTDDKTMAALRCQLRRAREEYYRYKSEYMTYVMKALELEDTIKNYERRDSNGWKFTSSFREDRRGNLGSFLDIVELLWRCILKKQLQKVLAITLGCMSAAILLAEATLLPSGVDLSLFSILINAVGKQEVLVQIAALIPLMYMCICTYYSLFKIGMLMFYSFTPKQTSSVSLLAICSMVARYAAPISYNFLNLIRLDDNAKTIFEKRMGNIDDAVPFFGKGFNKIYPLIMVIYTLLVASNFFDRVADFFGSWKWLKLQTEDADTDGFNPSGIIILQKERSWLEQGRKVGEQVVPLARNFNGANVDIESSISPPFREVMEMKATATPLEDAGTPSKPLKDDSRKSTANRGSIVNKYATIREQQGRQSLSLPVEKATPPASVSLLEANDSDTHSDNLAASSTSRLTSTWASMKSSFQNMKTNLGAKKFLPLRQVQESAPHSRAASSDSLDEIFQRLKQRPRKDDNMEFDFDEDGMDITPSGSSR from the exons ATG GGTTATGAGGACGCTGGTGATTTCACAGTCAAAGAAAGATTGAGGACAAGCCTGCACGTGAACTTGGTCTTTTATATAGTTGTGGGATCCATTGGCCTTATCGGGCTTATTCTACTTATCATTATGCACAGGGATTG GGGTGTTGGTATTTTGGGCTTAGCCATGGCTTGTTCAAATACATTTGGGCTTGTGACCGGTGCATTTCTACTTGGTTTTGGTCTTAGTGAAATCCCAAAAAGCATCTGGAGGAATGCAGATTGGAATTATCGTCAGAAGGTCCTTTCACACAAGGTTGCAAAAATGGCTATAAAGCTTGACAATGCTCACCAAGAATTCTCGAATGCAATTGTG GTTGCACAAGCCACATCTAATCAGATGTCCAAACGTGATCCACTACGGCCTTATATGGATATTATTGACAAAATGTTGCTTCAAACA CTCAAGGAAGATCCTTCTTTCAAGCCCTCTGGTGGTAGGCTGGGAGAGAATGATATGGATTATGATACCGATGACAAGACAATGGCCGCACTTAGATGCCAACTCAGGAGAGCTCGAGAAGAATACTATAGATACAAAAG TGAATATATGACCTATGTGATGAAAGCCCTTGAGCTTGAAGACACCATAAAAAATTATGAACGTCGTGATTCAAATGGATG GAAATTCACCTCAAGCTTTAGAGAAGACCGAAGGGGAAACCTAGGATCTTTTCTTGATATTGTTG AATTATTGTGGCGTTGCATACTTAAGAAGCAACTACAGAAAGTGTTGGCCATCACACTCGGGTGCATGTCAGCTGCTATCCTTTTAGCTGAGGCCACCTTATTACCGAGTGGAGTTGACTTGTCCCTCTTCTCTATTCTTATAAATGCTGTGGGAAAACAAGAAGTCCTGGTCCAG ATAGCTGCATTAATTCCTCTCATGTATATGTGCATTTGCACGTATTATTCACTATTCAAGATTGGAATGCTTATGTTCTACTCCTTCACTCCAAAGCAAACTAGCTCAGTGAGTTTGCTTGCGATATGCTC AATGGTCGCTCGTTATGCAGCTCCAATTTCCTACAATTTTCTTAATCTTATCCGTCTTGACGATAAtgcaaaaactatttttgaaaag AGGATGGGCAACATTGATGATGCAGTTCCTTTCTTTGGTAAAGGGTTTAACAAAATCTATCCACTTATTATGGTCATATATACCCTATTGGTGGCTAGTAATTTCTTTGACCGAGTAGCTGACTTTTTTGGAAGCTGGAAATGGCTTAAGCTTCAAACTGAGGATGCAGATACAGATGGTTTCAACCCTTCTGGAATCATAATCCTGCAGAAAG AGAGATCTTGGCTTGAACAAGGGCGCAAAGTTGGTGAGCAGGTTGTGCCTTTAGCAAGAAACTTTAATGGTGCAAATGTGGATATCGAGTCCAGCATTTCACCTCCT TTCAGAGAGGTTATGGAGATGAAAGCAACAGCAACTCCACTGGAAGATGCAGGAACTCCTTCAAAACCTCTAAAAGACGATTCTCGCAAAAGCACCGCAAACCGTGGATCCATTGTGAATAAGTATGCCACAATAAGGGAACAGCAGGGACGGCAATCACTGAGCCTTCCAGTGGAAAAGGCTACACCACCAGCTTCCGTATCATTGCTTGAGGCGAATGACTCTGATACACACTCAGACAACCTGGCCGCCAGTAGCACCTCCCGTTTAACTTCGACATGGGCATCCATGAAAAGCAGTTTTCAGAACATGAAGACCAATTTAGGTGCTAAGAAATTTCTCCCATTGCGCCAAGTTCAGGAGAGTGCCCCCCACAGCCGAGCCGCTTCCTCCGACTCTCTGGACGAAATTTTTCAGAGGCTGAAGCAACGCCCTAGGAAAGACGACAACATGGAGTTTGATTTCGATGAGGACGGTATGGACATCACACCTTCTGGATCAAGCAGATAA
- the LOC122052551 gene encoding LMBR1 domain-containing protein 2 homolog A-like isoform X1, producing MWVFYLISLPLTLGMVTVTLRYFAGPDVPRYVVLTVGYAWFCSLSIIILVPADIWTTIIGHYNGGIAFFWSWSYWSTFLLTWAVVPTIQGYEDAGDFTVKERLRTSLHVNLVFYIVVGSIGLIGLILLIIMHRDWGVGILGLAMACSNTFGLVTGAFLLGFGLSEIPKSIWRNADWNYRQKVLSHKVAKMAIKLDNAHQEFSNAIVVAQATSNQMSKRDPLRPYMDIIDKMLLQTLKEDPSFKPSGGRLGENDMDYDTDDKTMAALRCQLRRAREEYYRYKSEYMTYVMKALELEDTIKNYERRDSNGWKFTSSFREDRRGNLGSFLDIVELLWRCILKKQLQKVLAITLGCMSAAILLAEATLLPSGVDLSLFSILINAVGKQEVLVQIAALIPLMYMCICTYYSLFKIGMLMFYSFTPKQTSSVSLLAICSMVARYAAPISYNFLNLIRLDDNAKTIFEKRMGNIDDAVPFFGKGFNKIYPLIMVIYTLLVASNFFDRVADFFGSWKWLKLQTEDADTDGFNPSGIIILQKERSWLEQGRKVGEQVVPLARNFNGANVDIESSISPPFREVMEMKATATPLEDAGTPSKPLKDDSRKSTANRGSIVNKYATIREQQGRQSLSLPVEKATPPASVSLLEANDSDTHSDNLAASSTSRLTSTWASMKSSFQNMKTNLGAKKFLPLRQVQESAPHSRAASSDSLDEIFQRLKQRPRKDDNMEFDFDEDGMDITPSGSSR from the exons ATGTGGGTGTTCTACCTGATCTCGCTCCCCCTTACCCTGGGGATGGTCACCGTCACGCTGCGCTACTTCGCAGGCCCGGACGTGCCCCGATACGTTGTCCTCACCGTTGGATACGCCTGGTTCTGCTCCCTCTCCATCATCATCCTCGTCCCCGCTGACATCTGGACC ACAATTATTGGGCACTACAATGGAGGCATTGCTTTCTTTTGGAGTTGGTCATATTGGAGTACGTTTTTGCTGACATG GGCTGTGGTTCCTACTATTCAGGGTTATGAGGACGCTGGTGATTTCACAGTCAAAGAAAGATTGAGGACAAGCCTGCACGTGAACTTGGTCTTTTATATAGTTGTGGGATCCATTGGCCTTATCGGGCTTATTCTACTTATCATTATGCACAGGGATTG GGGTGTTGGTATTTTGGGCTTAGCCATGGCTTGTTCAAATACATTTGGGCTTGTGACCGGTGCATTTCTACTTGGTTTTGGTCTTAGTGAAATCCCAAAAAGCATCTGGAGGAATGCAGATTGGAATTATCGTCAGAAGGTCCTTTCACACAAGGTTGCAAAAATGGCTATAAAGCTTGACAATGCTCACCAAGAATTCTCGAATGCAATTGTG GTTGCACAAGCCACATCTAATCAGATGTCCAAACGTGATCCACTACGGCCTTATATGGATATTATTGACAAAATGTTGCTTCAAACA CTCAAGGAAGATCCTTCTTTCAAGCCCTCTGGTGGTAGGCTGGGAGAGAATGATATGGATTATGATACCGATGACAAGACAATGGCCGCACTTAGATGCCAACTCAGGAGAGCTCGAGAAGAATACTATAGATACAAAAG TGAATATATGACCTATGTGATGAAAGCCCTTGAGCTTGAAGACACCATAAAAAATTATGAACGTCGTGATTCAAATGGATG GAAATTCACCTCAAGCTTTAGAGAAGACCGAAGGGGAAACCTAGGATCTTTTCTTGATATTGTTG AATTATTGTGGCGTTGCATACTTAAGAAGCAACTACAGAAAGTGTTGGCCATCACACTCGGGTGCATGTCAGCTGCTATCCTTTTAGCTGAGGCCACCTTATTACCGAGTGGAGTTGACTTGTCCCTCTTCTCTATTCTTATAAATGCTGTGGGAAAACAAGAAGTCCTGGTCCAG ATAGCTGCATTAATTCCTCTCATGTATATGTGCATTTGCACGTATTATTCACTATTCAAGATTGGAATGCTTATGTTCTACTCCTTCACTCCAAAGCAAACTAGCTCAGTGAGTTTGCTTGCGATATGCTC AATGGTCGCTCGTTATGCAGCTCCAATTTCCTACAATTTTCTTAATCTTATCCGTCTTGACGATAAtgcaaaaactatttttgaaaag AGGATGGGCAACATTGATGATGCAGTTCCTTTCTTTGGTAAAGGGTTTAACAAAATCTATCCACTTATTATGGTCATATATACCCTATTGGTGGCTAGTAATTTCTTTGACCGAGTAGCTGACTTTTTTGGAAGCTGGAAATGGCTTAAGCTTCAAACTGAGGATGCAGATACAGATGGTTTCAACCCTTCTGGAATCATAATCCTGCAGAAAG AGAGATCTTGGCTTGAACAAGGGCGCAAAGTTGGTGAGCAGGTTGTGCCTTTAGCAAGAAACTTTAATGGTGCAAATGTGGATATCGAGTCCAGCATTTCACCTCCT TTCAGAGAGGTTATGGAGATGAAAGCAACAGCAACTCCACTGGAAGATGCAGGAACTCCTTCAAAACCTCTAAAAGACGATTCTCGCAAAAGCACCGCAAACCGTGGATCCATTGTGAATAAGTATGCCACAATAAGGGAACAGCAGGGACGGCAATCACTGAGCCTTCCAGTGGAAAAGGCTACACCACCAGCTTCCGTATCATTGCTTGAGGCGAATGACTCTGATACACACTCAGACAACCTGGCCGCCAGTAGCACCTCCCGTTTAACTTCGACATGGGCATCCATGAAAAGCAGTTTTCAGAACATGAAGACCAATTTAGGTGCTAAGAAATTTCTCCCATTGCGCCAAGTTCAGGAGAGTGCCCCCCACAGCCGAGCCGCTTCCTCCGACTCTCTGGACGAAATTTTTCAGAGGCTGAAGCAACGCCCTAGGAAAGACGACAACATGGAGTTTGATTTCGATGAGGACGGTATGGACATCACACCTTCTGGATCAAGCAGATAA